The Xylophilus rhododendri region GTTCAGCCGTGCCATAGCCCTTGTGGCGGGCAAAGCCGTAATGCGGATATTGCAGGTCGAGTTCCACGCACAGCCGGTCGCGGTGCACCTTGGCCAGGATGGAGGCGGCCGAGATCGATTTGACCAGCGCATCGCCCTTGACGATGGCCTCGGCCAGCACATCCAGCGTGGGCAGGCGGTTGCCGTCGACCAGCACCTTGGCGGGCTTCAGCCGCAGGCCCTCGACCGCCCGGCGCATCGCCAGCATGGTGGCCTGCAGGATGTTGATGCCGTCGATCTCCTCGACGCTGGCCACGCCGATGGCGCAGCACAGCGCCCGTTCGCGGATCTGGTCGTAGAGGCGTTCGCGCTGCAGGGCCGTCAGCACCTTGGAATCGGCCAGGCCGCGGATGCGGCTGGGCTCGTCGAGGATGACGGCCGCCGCCACCACCGGGCCGGCCAGCGGGCCGCGGCCGGCCTCGTCCACGCCGGCCACCAGGCCGGGGACGTCCCAGGACAGGGACACCTGTTCAGCGGTTTTCAAGGACTTTCTGGAGGGCATCTGCGCAAAGCGTGGGCGTGTCGCGCAGCAGCTCGTGGTGCAGCGCGGTGAATCGTTCGGTGAGCGCCGCGATTTTCCCGGGAGACGCCAGCCATGCCAAGACCGCATCGGCCATGGCACGCGGCGTGGCCTGGTCCTGCAGCAGCTCGGGCACCACGAATTCGCGGCACAGGATGTTGGGCAGGCCCACCCAGGGTTGCAGGCGCTTGGGGGCCATCAGGCGCCAGCTCAGCCAGTGCATGTTGTAGGCGATGACCATGGGGCGCTTGAACAGCGCGGCCTCCAGGGTGGCGGTGCCGCTGGCGATCAGCGTGGCGTCGCAGGCGGCCAGCACCTGGTGGGAGCGGCCTTCGACGATCTGGATCGACTCGGCCATGCCGGCCTGCGCGGCGACCTGGGCGATGCGCTCACGCAGGGCGGGGATCGCCGGGACGACGAATCGCATCCCGGGCCGCTCGGCCCGCAGCAGCTTGCAGGCATCGAAGAAGCGGCGCGCCAGGTACTGCACCTCGGAGGCGCGGCTGCCGGGCAGCACGGCCAACACTTCGGCATCCGCCGGCAGGCCCAGCGCGGCGCGGGCGTCTGCACGGTCGGGCTGCAGCGGGATCATGTTGGCCAGCGGATGGCCGACGTAGCTCGCCGAAATGCCGTGTCGGGCCAGCAGCTCGGGCTCGAAGGGAAAGATGCACAGCACATGGTCGGTGCTGCGCCGGATCTTCTCCACCCGCTCGGGCCGCCAGGCCCAGACCGAAGGCGCGACGAAATGCACGCAGGGGATGCCGGCGGCCTTGAGGTCGGCTTCCAGGTCGAGATTGAAATCGGGCGCGTCCACGCCGATGAAGACATCGGGTTTGTCCTGCAGCAGCCGATCGCGCAGCTGGCGGCGGATGCCGACGATTTCCCGGTAGTGGCGCAGCACTTCGACATAGCCGCGCACGGCCAGCTTGTCGCTGGGCCACCAGGCCTCGAAGCCGCGCCTGCCCATTTGCGGGCCGCCGATGCCGGCGCTGGACATGTCGGGCCAGCGGGTCTTGAGCCCGTCCAGCATCAGCCCGGCAAGCAGATCGCCGGAAGTCTCGCCCGCGACCAGCGCGGCCTGCAGGTGCGCCGGTACAGGAGAGACCATGGCGCTAGCGGACGATGCCGCGCTGCGGCGAGGCGGTGCGCAGGAAGTCCAGCATCATGGCCACGTCGCCCTCGGAGCCGACGAAACGCCCGGGCAGCTCGGCGATGCGCTTCTGCGACTCCTCCAGCGTGAGGCCGTCGCGGTACAGCGCCTTGTGCATGGCCTTCACGGCCGCGATGCGCTCGGGCGAGAAACCACGGCGGCGCAGACCTTCGAAGTTCATCGAACGGGCGCCGGCCGGCTGGCCCTGGCTCATCACGAAGGGCGGCTGGTCGGCGAAGAGCAGCGAACACATGGCCGTCATGCCGTGGGCGCCGATGCGCACGAACTGGTGCACCACGGTGAAGCCGCCCAGGATCACCCAGTCGCCCACTTCCACATGCCCTGCCAGCTGCGAGTTGTTGGCGAAGATGGTGTGGTTGCCCACCAGCACGTCATGCGCCAGGTGCACATAGGCCATGATCCAGTTGTCGTCGCCCACCCGCGTGACGGCGCCGCCACCGGGCGAGCCGATGTTGAAGGTGCAGAACTCGCGGATGGTGTTGCGGTCACCGATCACCAGTTCGCAGGGCTCGCCCGCGTACTTCTTGTCCTGCGGCACCGCGCCCAGCGAATTGAACTGGAAGATGCGGTTGTCGCGGCCGATGGTGGTGTGGCCCTCGATCACGCAATGGGCGCCCACGGTGGTGCCCGCGCCGATCTTCACGTGCGGGCCGATCACGGTGTAGGGGCCGATCTCGACCGTGCCGTCGATCTGCGCGCCCGGCGCCACCAGCGCGGTCGGATGGATGGATGGATTCACGCCCTGCTCCTGCCGGCTGAGATCAGGCGATGGTCCGCATGGTGCACATCAGCTCGGCTTCGCAGGCGATGTCCTCGCCCACGCGGGTGGTGCCCTTGAACTTGAAGATGCCGGCCTTCATGCGCTCCAGCGAGACCTCCATGCGCAGCTGGTCGCCCGGCTCCACCGGGCGCTTGAAACGCGCGCCGTCGATGCCGGCGAAGTAGTAGACGGTCTTGTCGTCCGGCACCACGCCCAGGGTGTCGAAGGCCAGCAGCGCGGCGGCCTGGGCCATGGCTTCGAGGATCAGCACGCCCGGCATCACCGGGCGGTGCGGGAAGTGCCCGGTGAAGAAGGGCTCGTTGATCGTGACGTTCTTCAGCGCCAGGATGCGTTTGCCCTTTTCCAGCTCGAGAACCCGGTCCACCAGCAGGATGGGGTAACGGTGGGGCAGCTGCTTGAGGATCTGGTGGATGTCCAACATCGAAGGCTTCAGGTGTCTTTGTTCTGGAGATGCTGCTCGAGCGACTTGATGCGCTCGCGCAGCTTGTGGAGTTGCCGCAGCGTGGCGGCGTTCTTTTCCCAGCTCTTATTGTCGTCGATGGGAAAGACGCCGCTGTACTGGCCGGGCTGGAGGATGGAGCGCATGACCGTGGAGGCGGCCGAGATGTGCACGTTGTCGGCCAGTGTCAGGTGGCCGAGCACCACCGCGCCGCCGCCGACCGTGCAGTGCTCGCCGATGCGCGCGCTGCCCGCCACGCCGGCATTGCCGGCCAGCGCGCTGTGGCGGCCGATGCGCACGTTGTGGGCGATCTGCACCAGGTTGTCGATCTTGACGCCATCCTCGATCACCGTGTCTTCGAGCGCGCCGCGGTCTATGCAGCTGTTGGCGCCGATCTCCACGTCGTCGCCGATGCGCACCGCGCCCAGCTGCTCGATCTTGATCCACTCGCCCTGGTGCAAGGCGAAGCCGAAGCCGTCGGCGCCGATCACCACGCCGGCATGCAGGATGCCGCGTGCGCCGATGCTGCAGTATTCGCCCACGGTGACACGCGAGGCGAGAACGGTATCGACACCGATCGAGGCACCCCGCTCCACCACGCACAGCGGCCCGATGGAAGCGGTGGGATGCACTAGAGCCGAAGGATCGACCACCGCGCTGGGATGGATGCCCGCCGGCCGGCCGCTGCCCAGGCGCCGCTTCCACAGCTGCGTGAGCTGTGCGAAGTACACATAGGGGGCTTCGGTGACGATGCAGGCGCCGCGCTCGCGGGCCGCATCGGCCATGGCCGGCGCCACGATCACGCAGGCCGCCTGCGAGGCGGCCAGCTGCTGGGCGTAGCGGGGATGGCTGAGAAAGGCGATATCGCCCGGGCCCGCCGTCTCCAGCGGTGCGATGCCGCGGACAAGCACCTGGCCGTCGCCGTGCAGCTCGCCGCCGAGTTCGGCGACCAGCTGCTGCAGGCTCAGGGTGGCGGCGCTGCCGCCGCTCGCGGCAGACGAGGCCACGGGTTTACTTGGACGCCGGAGCGGTCGTCGTGGTGCCGGCCGAGTTCAGCGCCTTGATGACGCGGTCGGTGATGTCGTACTTGGGGTTGATGTAGACGGCTTCCTGCAGGATGACGTCGTACTTCTCGGTCTCGGCGACCTGACGGACCACGCGGTTGGCGCGCTCCAGCACCTGCTGGAGTTCCTCGTTCTTGCGGGAGTTCAGGTCTTCCTGGAACTCGCGGCGCTTGCGCTGGAAATCGCGGTCCTGCTCGACCAGGCCACGCTGGCGGGTGGCGCGCTGGCCATCGCTGAGCGTGGGCGCTTCTTTTTCGAACTTGTCGGTGGCCGCCTTCAGGGTGGCGCCCAGGTCCTGCAGGTCTTTCTCGCGCTTGGAGAATTCCTGTTCGAGCTTGGACTGGGCAGCCTTGGCGGGCGTGGCCTCGCGGAAGATGCGGTCGGTATTGACAAAGCCGACGCGGAAATCGTCTGCCTGGGCGGGGGCCGCGCAGGCTGCCGCCGCAAGCAGGGCACCGATGGCGCCTTGGCGGATAAAAGCGTTCATTAGAAAGAGCTTCCGATCTGGAATTGGAACTTCTGGATTCTATCGCCCGGCTCCTTGCGGACCGGGTTGGCAATGGCGATTCGCAGAGGGCCGACCGGGGATACCCAGCTCAGGCCCAGGCCGACCGAGGCGCGCATTTCACCAAAGTCGAAGCGCTGGTTCTCGCCGTAGACATTACCGACGTCGGTGAAGCCGAAGATACGCAGGGTGCGGTCGTTGCCGGCGCCGGGGAACGGCGCCGAGACCTCGGCGTTCAGGGTGATCTTCTTGGCGCCGCCGACCGAGGCGCCGGTCACGTCGCGCGGGCCCAGCGTGCCCTGCTCGAAACCACGCACCGAACCCAGGCCGCCGGAGTAGAAGTTCTTGAAGATGGGGAACGGCAGGCCGTTCAGGCCCTTGCCGGCGCCGAGTTCGGAGTTGAGCGCCAGGGTGTACTTCTTGGTGATCGGGTAGTACTGCTGGAACTGGTAGTTGCCGCGCACGTAACGGGCATCGCCGGCCACGCCGAGTTCGGAGTTGAAACGCTGGTAGCGGCCGCTGCTGGGCGAGAGCGCGCTGTCGCGGCTGTCGCGGGCCCAGCCCACGGTCAGCGGCACCGAGTAGCTCACGTAGCCGACCTGCTCCGCATAGGACAGGTAGCTCGCCGGGATGTTGGTGCCCGGCTTGATCTCGGTGCGCTCGGCGCCGGCGCCGAAGAACACGGTGTCGAGTTCGCTGAAGGGCACGCCGAAACGCATGCTGGCGCCGGAGGTCAGCAGCCGGTAGTTGCCGCCCTGGTCCTGGTAGGGACGCGAGGAGCGGGTGTACAGGTCGATGGTTCGTGAGATGCCATCCGGCGTGAAGTACGGGTTGGTCGTGCTCAGCACGATGGCGCGGTTGTACTTGCTGGTGTTGACGTCGATGCCCAGGTAGTTGCCGGTGCCGAAGACGTTTTCCTGCTTGATGCCGAAGGTCAGCGCGACCTTCTCGGCGCTGGAGAAGCCGGCGCCCAGCGACAGGCTGCCGGTGGGCTTTTCCACCAGGTTGACCACCACGTCGACCTGGTCGGGCGAGCCGGCCACGTCCTGCGTCTCGATGTCGACCGAGCTGAAGTAGCCCAGGCGGTCGATGCGGTCGCGCGAGAGCTTGATCTTGTCGCCGTTGAACCAGCTGGATTCGAACTGGCGGAACTCGCGGCGCACCACTTCGTCGCGGGTGCGGTTGTTGCCGGCCACCGAGATGCGGCGCACATAGGCGCGGCGCGAGGGCTCGGCCTGCAGCACCAGGGCGACGCGGTTGTTGGCGCGGTCGATGTCGGGCACCGGCTCGACCCGGGCGAAGGCGAAGCCGAAGGCGCCGAAGTGGTCGGTGAAGGCCTTGGTGGTCTGCGCGACCTGCTCGGAGTTGTAGGGCTCGCCGGGCACGATCTTGACCAGGGACTTGAACTCTTCCTCGCGGCCCAGGTAGTTGCCTTCGAGCTTCACGCCCGAGACCACGTAGCGCTGGCCTTCGGTGACGTTGATCGTCACGCTGATGTCCTGCTTGTTGGGCGAGATGGCGACCTGCGTCGAATCGACGCGGAACTCCATGTAGCCGCGCTGCAGGTAGTAGGAGCGCAGGGTTTCCAGGTCGGCGTTGAGCTTGGCGCGGGCGTAGCGGTCGGACTTGGTGTACCAGCTCAGCCAGCCGCCGGTGTCCAGGTCGAACAGGCCCTTCAGGGTGCCTTCGCTGAAGGCCTTGGCGCCGGTGATGCGGATGTCCTTGATGCGGGCCGGCTCGCCTTCGCTCACGGTGAAGGTGAGGTTGACGCGGTTGCGCTCGATCGGCGTGACCGTGGTGACGATCTCGGCGCCGTAGAGGCTGCGGTTGACGTACTGGCGCTTCAACTCCTGCTCGGCGCGGTCGGCCAGGGCCTTGTCGAAGGGGCGGCCTTCGGTCAGGCCGATGTCGCGCATGGCCTTCTTCAGGGTGTCCTTGTCGAATTCCTTGGCACCGGCGAAGTCGATGCCGGCCACCGTGGGACGTTCCTCGACGATGACGGTCAGCACATTGCCGCGGGCTTCCAGGCGCACGTCCTTGAACAGGCCCAGGGCGAACAGCGAACGGATGGCGCCAGCGCCCTTCTCGTCGTTGTAGTTGTCGCCCACCCGGAACGGCAGCGAGGCGAACACGGTGCCCGGCTCCACGCGCTGCAGGCCTTCGACGCGGATATCGGCGAGAGTGAAGGGATCGATGGCCCAGGCAGCCTGCGCTGCGAACAGCAGTGCGGCCACCGCGGAGGCGGCCTTCAGGCGAAAACCGAAGATGTTTTGCTTCATGTACGCGGAGAGGAAAATGTGCCGGCGACCGCGACTGTCGGTCACGGTCAACGCGGGATTATGACGGAGGCCGGCGCGGCCGCCGACACGGATACAGGTTCATCGCCTGCAAAGTCGCGTGAGAGAAGGTGCAAAACGCTCCGCTCAACCAAAGATGCGGCTGACGTCGTTGAACAGCGCGATCGACATCGCCAGCAGCAGCACCGCCACGCCGCCGCGCTGCAGGCGGCTGAGCCAGGCCTCGGAAACGCCCCTGCCGGTGATGGCCTCCCAGGCATACATCACGAGGTGGCCGCCGTCGAGCACCGGCAGCGGCAGCAGGTTGAGCACACCCAGGCTGACGCTGATCAGGGCCAGGAACACCAGGTACTGCACGATGCCGAGCTTGGCCGAACGGCCGGCGTAGTCGGCGATGGTCAGCGGGCCGGAGAGGTTCTTCAGCGAGGCTTCGCCGATCACCATGCGGCCCATCATGCGCAGGCTGAGCGAGGAGACTTCCCAGGTGCGGGTGACGCCGCGCCACAGGCCCTCGGCCACGCCGTAACGCACCCGCACGACTTCTGGCGGGCCGCCGACGTAAGCGCCGATGCGGCCGAAGCTGCTGCCGTTCTCGGTGACGACGGCCGGGGTGACGGTCAGGCGCACGGTGGCACCTGCGCGTTCCACTTCCCAGGGCTGCGGCAGCGGCTTGCCGTCGCGTACCGCGGCGCGGATCAGGTCGCGCAGCTGCACGCCGTCGGCCACCGGGGTGTCGCCGATGCGGCGCACGATGTCTCCGCGCTTCAGGCCGCCGGCCGCGGCGGCGCCGCCTTCCTGCACGTCGCCGACCAGCGGCGTGGTCAAGGGGCCGAGGATGCCGATCTCGCGCGCCATGGCGGCATCGGCCTCGCGGCTGGACAGATGATCGAGCGGCAGCTCCACATGGCGGCGCGCGCCGTCGCGGCCGGCCACTTCCAGCGACAGCGCCCTGCCCTCCAGCGCGGCGCGGGTCATCTGCCAGTGCAGGTCGTCGAAGGACCGCACCACAGCCGGCGTGGCGCCGGGGGCGGCCACGGTGAGCACTTCATCGCCGCCGCGCAGGCCGGCCTTGGCGGCCACCGAAGCGGCCACGGGTTCGGCCAGGCGGGCGACGGGCTCGTCGGTGCCGATCCAGCTGACAGCTGCATACAGGGCGATGGCCAGCAGCAGGTTGGCGGCCGGGCCGGCGGCCACGATGGCGGCGCGCCGGGCCACCGGCTGAGTGTTGAAGGCCAGGTGGCGTTCGGCCGGATCGACTGGCGCCTCGCGCTCGTCGAGCATGCGCACATAGCCGCCCAGGGGCAGCGCCGACAGGGTGAACTCGGTGGGCGAGCCGGGTTTCTGCCAGCGCAGCAGGACCGGGCCGAAGCCGATGGAAAAACGCAGCACCTTCACGCCGCAGGCGCGCGCCACGCGGTAGTGCCCGTACTCGTGCACGGCGATCAGGATGGCCAGCGCCACGAGGAAGGCCACGACGGTCATCAGCATCGAATCTCCCGGGAGGGCCCGCAGGCCGAAGCCGCCATTGTCGGCGACTCAGGCGGACAGGCGCGTGGCGGCATGCTCGGCCTCGGCGCGGGCGCGGGAATCCAGTTCCAGCAGCGCGGCGAGCGAATCGGGCGCGTCGGGCAACACCGCTTCGAGCGTCCGCAGGTTGACGACGTGGATCTCGTCGAAGCGGATGCGCCGGTCCAGGAAGGCCTGCACCGCCACCTCGTTGGCGGCGTTGAGCACGGCGGTGGTGCCGTCCGGGCCTTCCAGCGCGTCCCAGGCCAGGCGCAGGCCGGGGTAGCGCTGGGCCGAGGGCGGCTCGAAGGTCATGGCGGCGACGCTGGAGAAATCCAGGCGCTTTGTGCCGCTCTCGATCCGTTCCGGCCAGGCCAGGCCGTAGGCGATCGGCACGCGCATGTCCGGATTGCCGAGTTGAGCGACCAGCGAGCCGTCGCGGTATTGCACCAGCGAATGCACGATGCTCTGCGGATGGATCACCACCTCGATGCGCGCCGACGGCAGGCCGAACAGGTGGCGCGCCTCGATGACTTCCAGTGCCTTGTTCATCATGGTGGCCGAGTCCACCGAGATCTTGCGGCCCATGGACCAGTTGGGATGGGCGCAGGCCTCCTCCGGCGTGACCGCCTTCAGGCTGGCCGGATCGCGGCCGCGGAAGGGGCCGCCGGAAGCGGTGAGGATGATCTTCTCGACGCGGCGGTCCCAGGTGGCCGGATCGTCCGGCAGCGACTGGAAGATGGCCGAATGCTCGCTGTCGATCGGCAGCAGGGTGGCGCCGCCGGCGGCCACCGCGTCCATGAAGAAACGGCCGCCGACGACGATGGCTTCCTTGTTGGCCAGCAGCAGGCGTTTGCCGGTGCGGGCCGCGGCCAGGCAGGGGCCGAGCCCGGCCGCGCCGACGATGGCGGCCATCACTGCATCGACCTGGGGATGCGCGGCGATCTCCTCCACGCCCGCGTTGCCGCTCAGCACCTTGGTGGCCAGGCCATGGGCCTGGAGTTTGTCGCGCAGCAAGGCCGCATGCGCCTCGGTGGCCAGGGCGGCATAGGCCGGGCGGAAGCGCAGGCACAGCTCGAACAGCGCATCCACCTGGCTGCCGGCGCACAGGGCGAAGACCTCGAACTGCTCCGGATGACGCGCCACCACGTCCAGCGTGCTGGCGCCGATGGAGCCGGTGGCGCCCAGCACCGCCAGGCGCTGGCGGCGGGCCGTCGCCGGCATGGCCAGCACCGCGTTCATGACGACACCGCCGCGACC contains the following coding sequences:
- the lpxA gene encoding acyl-ACP--UDP-N-acetylglucosamine O-acyltransferase, whose product is MNPSIHPTALVAPGAQIDGTVEIGPYTVIGPHVKIGAGTTVGAHCVIEGHTTIGRDNRIFQFNSLGAVPQDKKYAGEPCELVIGDRNTIREFCTFNIGSPGGGAVTRVGDDNWIMAYVHLAHDVLVGNHTIFANNSQLAGHVEVGDWVILGGFTVVHQFVRIGAHGMTAMCSLLFADQPPFVMSQGQPAGARSMNFEGLRRRGFSPERIAAVKAMHKALYRDGLTLEESQKRIAELPGRFVGSEGDVAMMLDFLRTASPQRGIVR
- the rnhB gene encoding ribonuclease HII, whose translation is MPSRKSLKTAEQVSLSWDVPGLVAGVDEAGRGPLAGPVVAAAVILDEPSRIRGLADSKVLTALQRERLYDQIRERALCCAIGVASVEEIDGINILQATMLAMRRAVEGLRLKPAKVLVDGNRLPTLDVLAEAIVKGDALVKSISAASILAKVHRDRLCVELDLQYPHYGFARHKGYGTAEHLAALRQHGACEHHRRSFSPVAAVHLAASTPLPLAVPALMPSDDPLLKPVIPPLRRRVVRGTSAA
- the lpxB gene encoding lipid-A-disaccharide synthase, with translation MVSPVPAHLQAALVAGETSGDLLAGLMLDGLKTRWPDMSSAGIGGPQMGRRGFEAWWPSDKLAVRGYVEVLRHYREIVGIRRQLRDRLLQDKPDVFIGVDAPDFNLDLEADLKAAGIPCVHFVAPSVWAWRPERVEKIRRSTDHVLCIFPFEPELLARHGISASYVGHPLANMIPLQPDRADARAALGLPADAEVLAVLPGSRASEVQYLARRFFDACKLLRAERPGMRFVVPAIPALRERIAQVAAQAGMAESIQIVEGRSHQVLAACDATLIASGTATLEAALFKRPMVIAYNMHWLSWRLMAPKRLQPWVGLPNILCREFVVPELLQDQATPRAMADAVLAWLASPGKIAALTERFTALHHELLRDTPTLCADALQKVLENR
- the fabZ gene encoding 3-hydroxyacyl-ACP dehydratase FabZ; the encoded protein is MLDIHQILKQLPHRYPILLVDRVLELEKGKRILALKNVTINEPFFTGHFPHRPVMPGVLILEAMAQAAALLAFDTLGVVPDDKTVYYFAGIDGARFKRPVEPGDQLRMEVSLERMKAGIFKFKGTTRVGEDIACEAELMCTMRTIA
- the rseP gene encoding RIP metalloprotease RseP produces the protein MLMTVVAFLVALAILIAVHEYGHYRVARACGVKVLRFSIGFGPVLLRWQKPGSPTEFTLSALPLGGYVRMLDEREAPVDPAERHLAFNTQPVARRAAIVAAGPAANLLLAIALYAAVSWIGTDEPVARLAEPVAASVAAKAGLRGGDEVLTVAAPGATPAVVRSFDDLHWQMTRAALEGRALSLEVAGRDGARRHVELPLDHLSSREADAAMAREIGILGPLTTPLVGDVQEGGAAAAGGLKRGDIVRRIGDTPVADGVQLRDLIRAAVRDGKPLPQPWEVERAGATVRLTVTPAVVTENGSSFGRIGAYVGGPPEVVRVRYGVAEGLWRGVTRTWEVSSLSLRMMGRMVIGEASLKNLSGPLTIADYAGRSAKLGIVQYLVFLALISVSLGVLNLLPLPVLDGGHLVMYAWEAITGRGVSEAWLSRLQRGGVAVLLLAMSIALFNDVSRIFG
- the bamA gene encoding outer membrane protein assembly factor BamA; this translates as MKQNIFGFRLKAASAVAALLFAAQAAWAIDPFTLADIRVEGLQRVEPGTVFASLPFRVGDNYNDEKGAGAIRSLFALGLFKDVRLEARGNVLTVIVEERPTVAGIDFAGAKEFDKDTLKKAMRDIGLTEGRPFDKALADRAEQELKRQYVNRSLYGAEIVTTVTPIERNRVNLTFTVSEGEPARIKDIRITGAKAFSEGTLKGLFDLDTGGWLSWYTKSDRYARAKLNADLETLRSYYLQRGYMEFRVDSTQVAISPNKQDISVTINVTEGQRYVVSGVKLEGNYLGREEEFKSLVKIVPGEPYNSEQVAQTTKAFTDHFGAFGFAFARVEPVPDIDRANNRVALVLQAEPSRRAYVRRISVAGNNRTRDEVVRREFRQFESSWFNGDKIKLSRDRIDRLGYFSSVDIETQDVAGSPDQVDVVVNLVEKPTGSLSLGAGFSSAEKVALTFGIKQENVFGTGNYLGIDVNTSKYNRAIVLSTTNPYFTPDGISRTIDLYTRSSRPYQDQGGNYRLLTSGASMRFGVPFSELDTVFFGAGAERTEIKPGTNIPASYLSYAEQVGYVSYSVPLTVGWARDSRDSALSPSSGRYQRFNSELGVAGDARYVRGNYQFQQYYPITKKYTLALNSELGAGKGLNGLPFPIFKNFYSGGLGSVRGFEQGTLGPRDVTGASVGGAKKITLNAEVSAPFPGAGNDRTLRIFGFTDVGNVYGENQRFDFGEMRASVGLGLSWVSPVGPLRIAIANPVRKEPGDRIQKFQFQIGSSF
- the lpxD gene encoding UDP-3-O-(3-hydroxymyristoyl)glucosamine N-acyltransferase, which encodes MSLQQLVAELGGELHGDGQVLVRGIAPLETAGPGDIAFLSHPRYAQQLAASQAACVIVAPAMADAARERGACIVTEAPYVYFAQLTQLWKRRLGSGRPAGIHPSAVVDPSALVHPTASIGPLCVVERGASIGVDTVLASRVTVGEYCSIGARGILHAGVVIGADGFGFALHQGEWIKIEQLGAVRIGDDVEIGANSCIDRGALEDTVIEDGVKIDNLVQIAHNVRIGRHSALAGNAGVAGSARIGEHCTVGGGAVVLGHLTLADNVHISAASTVMRSILQPGQYSGVFPIDDNKSWEKNAATLRQLHKLRERIKSLEQHLQNKDT
- a CDS encoding OmpH family outer membrane protein codes for the protein MNAFIRQGAIGALLAAAACAAPAQADDFRVGFVNTDRIFREATPAKAAQSKLEQEFSKREKDLQDLGATLKAATDKFEKEAPTLSDGQRATRQRGLVEQDRDFQRKRREFQEDLNSRKNEELQQVLERANRVVRQVAETEKYDVILQEAVYINPKYDITDRVIKALNSAGTTTTAPASK
- the ispC gene encoding 1-deoxy-D-xylulose-5-phosphate reductoisomerase — translated: MNAVLAMPATARRQRLAVLGATGSIGASTLDVVARHPEQFEVFALCAGSQVDALFELCLRFRPAYAALATEAHAALLRDKLQAHGLATKVLSGNAGVEEIAAHPQVDAVMAAIVGAAGLGPCLAAARTGKRLLLANKEAIVVGGRFFMDAVAAGGATLLPIDSEHSAIFQSLPDDPATWDRRVEKIILTASGGPFRGRDPASLKAVTPEEACAHPNWSMGRKISVDSATMMNKALEVIEARHLFGLPSARIEVVIHPQSIVHSLVQYRDGSLVAQLGNPDMRVPIAYGLAWPERIESGTKRLDFSSVAAMTFEPPSAQRYPGLRLAWDALEGPDGTTAVLNAANEVAVQAFLDRRIRFDEIHVVNLRTLEAVLPDAPDSLAALLELDSRARAEAEHAATRLSA